The segment atgtttgattttgtaccgcatgaaacaaaagtacatagagtcagctgtaaagtttacatatcctggatagagaatcaccaattattttcagtcttcagcgttttccaatgtgttttcaaatgctaacggattaattttcttgattagcatcatctgcgccaagaaccaaacatatagcctatcagttcgtaaacataaatacacttgcgaagctctaataatctcccgaagcaggaacaatatatatcaaatgaaaggtaatgctttttcttacctttattatccattttcatcattcccgctgttggtaattcaataaaatattacatttaaagtcgagatccatataggtgccagcaagcattttgggaattgcactttttttgtagttccaataatcacaaccaggtagcgaacggttgctcttagttttgctcgaattcgcctatttgCGTCCGTTTTTCCAAAGCCCCACCTCCTGTTCGTCGGACGTCTTTTGTGAATGATACCCTCTGTGttccaaaaatgtcaaaaatcgaATATGGAAAAGATCGATATTGTAAATATCGATCTATGATTTCAACCAAGTCTTTCAAAAGTGTAATTAATTATATTTgtaatacagcaaagtttcgttaattggtggttcgttaattgggcggttcgttaattggatgTTCgctaatagaccaaatcaaggtgacgtcatctggcagatactggcgcccttgtttacaaacagaccgcagagaataaaaaagtttcagctgttaaacggcaagtttgttgtttaaacagcattatgactgaatttaaaacgccattatgttaaaacacacgctatattcgctataaacgaaaaggaaaattttccaaaatgtaaacaagggcgccactatctgtcaattgacggtataatgatttggtctatagaccaaatcatcataccgtcaattgacagatactggcgcccttgtttacattttggaaaactttcctttccgtttatagcgaatgtagcgtgtgttttaacattttacaggcataatggcttttaaatttagtcctaatgctgtttaaactcggtttaaataacaaacttgccgtttaaacggctgaaacttttttggactctgcggtctgtttgtaaacaagggcgccagtatctgccagatgacgtcaccttgatttggtctataggcGCAATCTGGCGCAATTTGCCATTCGCGTTGACGgtattaaacgatctcttgcacactcatagaaatgcccgtaggtacgtgtgggtgaaaatctgccaaaatgtttcgatctcttgcgctcttttagaaatttctattccgcttcacccctaaagtaaacttttggaggtggcagcagcttacgttcgtcaacgcgaattagTAAAGTGAACGGTGTTACAATCTAACAATACTTTTGGATTTTTGAGAAGAAAACTAATTGAGTTTGCGTTAGTTATGGAAGCAACAAGGAACAGAAATAATTCAGGAAATTTTGATTCGGAAGAAATAGATTTTGGTACTGAAGATTTGAGTAACCAATCTAAGAATGAAGAACGTAGTGATTCTGTAAAATTAGGTTTGAAATTGACTGAAAGCGTTTTGGGTACAAGCAGCAGCACACAGACAGCCGACCATGAAATAAATGATACAACTGTTCAAGGAGTAGAATCTGAAGAACGTGATAAAATAGTGAATTCAGATAACGCACTTGCAGCAAACCGTGAAATAGAGGATATTACGACAATCGTTCGGGAAGCACTAAATGAAGACATAAATTTAAAAGGTAAAGTTTACACATTGCGACTAAATCatgtttttaaattatattttctCCAGAGTCCAAAGAACCTCGTTTAGTGCAGTTTCCACTTAGCAAAGTTAAACAGATTATGAAGTTTGACCCGGAAGTGCACATTATTTCCGCGGATGCCATCTTCCTGACTACCAGAGCAGCTGAGCTTTTCGTACAAACTGTGATTAAAGAAGCATATTTACATGCA is part of the Sabethes cyaneus chromosome 2, idSabCyanKW18_F2, whole genome shotgun sequence genome and harbors:
- the LOC128737650 gene encoding DNA polymerase epsilon subunit 4; translation: MEATRNRNNSGNFDSEEIDFGTEDLSNQSKNEERSDSVKLGLKLTESVLGTSSSTQTADHEINDTTVQGVESEERDKIVNSDNALAANREIEDITTIVREALNEDINLKESKEPRLVQFPLSKVKQIMKFDPEVHIISADAIFLTTRAAELFVQTVIKEAYLHATAARKKTINKRDVESTIESIDTLMFLEGMMNT